The Cloeon dipterum chromosome X, ieCloDipt1.1, whole genome shotgun sequence genome includes a window with the following:
- the LOC135945701 gene encoding uncharacterized protein LOC135945701 codes for MEPFDCELSAGRFFNLLLWPLKRVWRTFVLRQVVPALLGAKVAVLWPTLFVLVGLLESALAGLLFFYFLFSSAVSLPTASPKIDLVSPLKPQPPLAQYWWYEQPTAEPYRTISHEDVELMKSTQSSPFLQNDTEYESSVHAVEEKSNDSWSFKTNDNPQVTYYSAYTN; via the exons ATGGAACCATTCGATTGCGAACTTTCAGCAG GTCGATTCTTCAACCTGCTGCTGTGGCCTCTGAAGCGAGTTTGGCGCACATTTGTGCTCCGTCAGGTGGTGCCTGCGCTGTTGGGCGCTAAGGTGGCCGTCCTTTGGCCCACTTTATTTGTCCTGGTCGGCCTTCTCGAGAGTGCCCTGGCAGGCCTGCTCTTCTTCTACTTCCTCTTCTCCTCGGCCGTCTCCCTGCCCACCGCATCGCCCAAAATCGACCTTGTATCACCTCTCAAACCACAACCCCCCTTG GCGCAGTATTGGTGGTATGAGCAACCAACAGCGGAGCCATACAGGACGATTTCACATGAGGACGTGGAATTAATGAAGTCAACGCAGAGTAGTCCATTTCTGCAAAATGACACGGAATATGAGTCATCCGTTCACGCAGTGGAGGAAAAGAGCAACGATAGTTGGTCGTTCAAGACTAACGACAACCCTCAAGTCACTTACTACTCAGCTTATACCAACTAG